In the Verrucomicrobiia bacterium genome, one interval contains:
- a CDS encoding L-histidine N(alpha)-methyltransferase: protein MNYFKSTELAEKYGVSRRTITNWIEQTRQGRLNLELVEDSGRHYISNNPKNHLIMKGLVPLRRKFLNTLSLKHAQPIPEFYKLYSKAQILDIITNIETGREISREYNYIDEGAYFWDGYAQRLYEDKSPNMLNSTIKLLDLNLKYIESLLERYKYVNIVDVGVGNALPTKALTEHFLKTGKLKRYIGIDISPTMLEVAEHNLKKWFGEDVKFEGYCKNISFERFSEVIAEPPAKETANLVLVLGGTLGNFREPEDGIRTIMHSMQRSDLLAYTVALDSPTMRNRFSFPLTAEEPLPPQYKFIVDKLGIDPSFYDVEVGFNEQESARYLQIRLKHALNITFTMDGYEWLVSLNKDDKILLWRARHESATQVVNHFSNNRFNPLQVSKTPDNDYMLLLATLQREER, encoded by the coding sequence ATGAACTACTTCAAAAGCACAGAACTAGCCGAAAAATACGGCGTCAGCCGTCGTACTATTACTAATTGGATCGAACAAACCCGCCAAGGACGTTTGAATCTTGAACTGGTTGAGGACAGTGGCCGCCACTATATCAGTAATAATCCAAAGAACCACTTAATTATGAAGGGTTTGGTGCCGCTGCGTCGGAAGTTTCTAAATACCCTTAGCCTTAAGCATGCTCAGCCGATCCCAGAATTTTATAAGCTGTATTCAAAAGCTCAAATTCTTGACATTATTACGAATATAGAAACTGGTCGTGAAATATCGCGAGAATATAACTACATTGATGAAGGTGCCTACTTTTGGGATGGTTATGCCCAAAGGCTTTATGAGGATAAGTCACCGAATATGCTTAATAGCACAATAAAGTTACTCGATCTAAATCTAAAGTACATTGAGTCTCTGCTTGAAAGATATAAATACGTCAATATTGTCGATGTTGGAGTAGGAAACGCTTTACCAACTAAAGCGCTAACCGAGCACTTCCTTAAGACGGGGAAGTTAAAGAGGTACATCGGAATTGATATTAGCCCAACGATGCTCGAAGTCGCTGAACATAATTTAAAAAAGTGGTTCGGTGAAGACGTGAAGTTCGAGGGATATTGCAAGAATATTAGCTTTGAAAGATTCTCTGAGGTAATCGCAGAGCCACCAGCTAAAGAAACGGCTAATCTAGTGCTGGTTCTCGGTGGTACTTTAGGCAATTTTCGAGAGCCTGAAGATGGTATTCGCACAATCATGCACAGTATGCAACGAAGTGACCTCCTAGCCTATACTGTCGCCCTTGATTCACCCACAATGAGGAATCGGTTCAGCTTTCCACTTACTGCAGAAGAGCCGTTGCCTCCGCAGTATAAATTTATTGTCGACAAACTTGGCATTGACCCTTCTTTTTACGACGTCGAGGTTGGATTTAATGAGCAAGAGTCAGCTCGCTATTTGCAAATTCGATTAAAGCATGCTCTCAACATAACATTTACCATGGATGGATACGAATGGTTAGTAAGTCTTAACAAGGACGATAAAATTTTGCTTTGGCGAGCACGACACGAAAGTGCCACACAAGTTGTCAATCATTTTTCAAATAACAGATTCAACCCGCTACAAGTGAGTAAGACGCCAGATAACGACTACATGCTATTGCTCGCGACTCTGCAAAGGGAAGAGCGCTAA
- a CDS encoding SGNH/GDSL hydrolase family protein — MTAAILLTIGIVLGVFVVVQLLWVKLNGRRVPLPKVSRLPRKIGAGAPLRYAVLGDSTSVAQGGDYSQGYAVATAEYLASRYEVEWLNLGESGARAGSVLHRQLPAALAFSPDIILIAVGANDVTHFTKMTIFTAQLEQILHSLRQANPDVRVILTGAPAMGTIPRFPLPLRSIMGRRTLQINGIVKELAKKHKAVFAPIAEQTEELYRAHPELFAADKFHPTSEGYLPWIPILQRAIDKAEG, encoded by the coding sequence ATGACAGCCGCAATACTACTGACAATTGGTATCGTGCTCGGGGTATTTGTGGTTGTGCAACTTTTGTGGGTGAAACTAAATGGTCGGCGAGTGCCGCTGCCAAAAGTGTCTCGATTGCCGCGTAAAATTGGCGCCGGAGCACCGCTGCGTTATGCAGTACTTGGCGATAGCACCTCGGTTGCCCAGGGTGGCGACTATTCCCAGGGCTATGCTGTTGCCACGGCGGAATACCTGGCGTCGCGCTACGAGGTTGAGTGGTTGAACCTTGGCGAGTCTGGGGCGCGAGCTGGGTCGGTGCTCCATCGGCAACTGCCGGCAGCCCTCGCCTTCTCGCCGGATATTATCCTGATTGCAGTTGGCGCCAATGACGTGACGCACTTCACAAAAATGACCATCTTTACCGCCCAGCTTGAGCAAATTTTACATAGCTTACGCCAGGCAAACCCCGATGTGCGGGTAATACTCACCGGCGCCCCGGCTATGGGAACAATACCGCGGTTTCCATTGCCACTCCGCTCGATTATGGGTCGGCGAACTCTACAAATAAACGGCATCGTGAAAGAGCTTGCCAAAAAGCACAAGGCGGTTTTTGCGCCAATTGCCGAACAAACCGAAGAACTGTACCGCGCCCATCCAGAGCTATTTGCAGCCGATAAATTCCACCCCACCTCGGAAGGGTACTTGCCATGGATTCCTATTTTGCAGCGGGCGATTGATAAGGCGGAGGGTTAG
- a CDS encoding ATP-binding protein translates to MLALYFSRFIVDDTFVSMQLIVPLHSAVLAGVTALGSLVAYFWAPQKWLYQVALALFLLFALTTGTLLAATGVTASPFIALGMLVAIFAGLFGIYGLAPVALATNIFLALDLLLFKEALTSRSQIIVFLLAFELPIIVSWLLWHNKGSRDTEKEKAYNELARELNQVANKSEIVINGIQDGVVAIDGKGIIQLINPAAQKIIGWGKRDALGLDYHSVLKLENSQGNTPQGQAHPIQHVLEANESMLTNDLQLETSSGKKIVISLLASPVGQPGGGAIVVFRDITKEKAEEKQQAEFISTASHEMRTPVASIEGYLGLALNPQTAAIDDRARLYLMKAHEAAQHLGRLFQDLLDVSRAEDGRLRSNPSIVDVVAFTGQIVDEFALKAAEKQLVLLFKPGVDAGSTRKISPVYYAEVDNDHLREAVSNLVENAIKYTLHGDVTVDVTGDTKHITISVHDTGIGIPAEDVPHLFQKFYRVDNSDTREIGGTGLGLYLTRRLVEGMNGRIWVESEYQKGSTFYIEIPRVSHEEAVAKIEAGVGNVEAPVMPSSAVAVPTPYQAATSTTVPLEPSTLTAANMPPMNPQAPTNTQSTTLSPAPQQPQAILPQASPNVPVPPSTGQNIAPPQPAPQQSPSSPQPQPYNDGRSHLFIPPRR, encoded by the coding sequence ATGCTGGCGCTTTATTTCTCGCGCTTTATTGTAGACGACACTTTTGTTTCAATGCAGCTGATCGTCCCTTTGCACTCGGCTGTACTCGCTGGCGTCACGGCACTCGGGAGCCTGGTGGCTTACTTTTGGGCACCGCAAAAGTGGCTTTACCAAGTGGCACTCGCACTGTTTTTACTATTCGCGCTGACTACCGGCACGCTCCTTGCAGCTACTGGGGTGACAGCTTCGCCATTTATAGCTTTAGGGATGCTGGTCGCGATTTTTGCTGGGCTTTTTGGCATTTACGGCCTGGCGCCGGTCGCGCTGGCAACAAATATTTTCCTGGCACTCGATTTGCTGCTATTTAAAGAAGCGCTTACCTCACGCAGCCAAATTATTGTTTTTCTATTGGCCTTTGAGCTGCCGATTATTGTTAGCTGGCTGCTTTGGCACAACAAAGGCAGCCGTGACACCGAAAAAGAGAAAGCCTACAACGAACTGGCCCGCGAGCTCAACCAAGTGGCCAACAAATCTGAAATTGTGATCAATGGCATCCAGGATGGGGTAGTAGCCATTGATGGTAAAGGCATTATCCAGCTTATTAACCCGGCGGCTCAAAAGATTATTGGCTGGGGAAAGCGCGATGCCCTTGGCCTTGACTACCATTCGGTTTTAAAGCTTGAAAACAGCCAGGGCAACACACCCCAAGGCCAGGCGCACCCGATTCAGCACGTGCTTGAAGCGAACGAATCTATGCTCACCAACGACCTGCAGCTCGAGACTAGTTCCGGCAAGAAGATCGTCATATCGCTGTTGGCTTCGCCGGTTGGGCAGCCTGGCGGCGGTGCCATTGTGGTCTTTCGCGATATTACCAAAGAAAAAGCCGAAGAAAAACAACAGGCCGAGTTTATTTCTACCGCCAGCCACGAAATGCGCACACCAGTGGCATCAATCGAGGGTTATTTAGGCCTGGCGCTCAATCCGCAAACCGCTGCGATTGATGATCGCGCGCGGCTGTACCTCATGAAGGCTCACGAAGCCGCCCAGCACCTTGGCCGGCTATTCCAAGATCTGCTTGATGTTTCGCGAGCCGAAGATGGTCGCTTGCGCAGCAACCCATCGATTGTAGACGTGGTTGCCTTTACCGGGCAGATTGTTGATGAATTCGCCTTAAAAGCCGCCGAGAAGCAGCTGGTGTTACTGTTTAAACCTGGTGTCGATGCCGGTTCGACGCGAAAAATTAGCCCCGTGTATTACGCCGAAGTTGACAACGATCACTTACGTGAAGCGGTTTCGAACTTGGTAGAAAATGCTATTAAGTACACTCTGCATGGCGATGTTACGGTCGATGTCACCGGCGATACTAAACACATCACCATTAGCGTCCACGACACTGGCATTGGCATCCCCGCCGAAGACGTGCCGCACTTGTTCCAAAAATTCTACCGAGTGGATAATAGCGACACCCGCGAAATTGGCGGCACCGGCCTCGGCCTTTACCTCACCCGGCGCCTTGTAGAGGGCATGAACGGCCGGATTTGGGTTGAAAGTGAGTACCAAAAGGGGAGTACGTTTTATATAGAAATTCCGCGCGTTTCGCACGAGGAAGCGGTGGCGAAGATTGAAGCCGGAGTTGGTAATGTTGAAGCACCGGTGATGCCGAGCAGTGCGGTGGCTGTGCCGACGCCTTACCAAGCCGCCACCTCTACCACCGTGCCTCTAGAGCCCAGCACTCTCACTGCCGCAAACATGCCGCCTATGAATCCACAAGCCCCCACAAATACCCAGTCAACTACACTAAGCCCGGCCCCTCAACAACCTCAAGCTATCCTGCCGCAAGCTTCACCTAACGTGCCGGTCCCTCCATCCACCGGCCAGAACATTGCACCGCCTCAGCCGGCTCCTCAGCAGTCGCCCTCGTCACCCCAGCCTCAGCCATATAACGACGGAAGGTCTCATTTGTTTATCCCACCGCGAAGATAA
- a CDS encoding response regulator yields the protein MTKILLVEDDKSLREIYGVRLLAEGYDIVSAGDGEEALAMAIKERPHLIISDVMMPKISGFDMLDILRSTTETRTIKVIMMTALSSDDQRNRGEQLGADRYLVKSQVGIEDVVRAVHEVLGDAPATAPAAQPGTPQAMPGMPSTQPQAVPQPFSVQPSMPGQFTPPTAPMQPVQPYPQNPQTNSAAPAPQPQPSSIPRPTAPFSSPRPASLGERVIQPLSDLSRPHGVDMNELLDKELANEAPQPAAPTNDTPSANNGQQAVNTGDIDAQLDALIAQQTAPAPINFTDINNQQPATLPAQASTPEFAPTEPTNNGTTPNEPSTPAQPPTTPPQKLPERPVSYPQTPREGSITPPPRQMPDTFRNPFQQ from the coding sequence ATGACCAAGATTCTACTTGTCGAAGATGACAAGAGCCTACGTGAGATATACGGCGTACGCTTGCTTGCAGAAGGGTATGATATCGTTTCGGCGGGCGATGGGGAAGAAGCCCTCGCCATGGCCATCAAAGAACGACCACACCTGATTATTAGCGATGTCATGATGCCAAAAATTAGTGGCTTTGACATGCTCGACATCCTGCGTTCGACCACCGAAACCAGAACTATTAAGGTTATCATGATGACCGCCTTAAGTTCGGATGATCAGCGTAACCGCGGTGAACAGCTTGGAGCCGACCGCTATTTAGTAAAATCTCAAGTGGGCATTGAAGATGTCGTTCGGGCGGTACACGAGGTATTGGGTGACGCCCCAGCTACGGCACCAGCAGCTCAACCAGGAACGCCCCAGGCAATGCCAGGCATGCCCTCTACTCAACCGCAAGCTGTACCGCAACCGTTTTCAGTACAACCTAGTATGCCCGGGCAGTTTACTCCGCCTACCGCACCTATGCAACCCGTCCAACCATACCCACAAAACCCACAAACAAACTCTGCGGCTCCTGCACCGCAACCGCAGCCGTCTTCTATACCACGGCCCACAGCACCATTTTCTTCGCCGCGGCCGGCTTCGCTTGGCGAACGCGTTATCCAACCGCTGAGTGATCTTTCGCGTCCGCACGGGGTTGATATGAATGAGTTGCTCGATAAAGAACTTGCAAATGAAGCGCCTCAGCCAGCTGCACCAACCAACGATACACCTAGCGCAAACAATGGCCAACAAGCAGTAAATACTGGTGACATAGACGCTCAACTTGATGCGCTCATTGCCCAGCAAACTGCGCCGGCGCCAATTAACTTTACTGACATTAACAACCAGCAGCCAGCAACACTGCCTGCGCAGGCCAGCACTCCAGAATTCGCCCCAACAGAGCCTACAAACAACGGCACCACCCCTAACGAGCCCAGCACGCCTGCTCAACCACCGACGACACCCCCACAAAAACTGCCAGAACGCCCTGTCAGTTACCCTCAAACACCCCGTGAAGGCTCAATCACGCCACCCCCACGGCAAATGCCGGATACTTTTCGTAATCCATTCCAGCAATAG
- a CDS encoding pseudouridine synthase, with the protein MTSTSIRLNKHLALQLGISRREADELIASGKVTVNDVPAELGRPVTPHDAIRVNGELLGHTTTLRYLALHKPIGYVSSRRQQGDIPTIYSLLAKKFHHLKPVGRLDKDSSGLLLLTNDGDFAHRMTHPSFRKTKSYEVSLNRDLEPLHQQMINDFGVTLEDGPSKLQLSRLSDTHRRDWQVTMHEGRNRQIRRTFSALGYVVVRLHRTEFGPYQLGQLPEGKWQEIKPL; encoded by the coding sequence ATGACTTCGACATCTATTCGACTTAATAAACATTTGGCCTTACAGCTTGGCATTAGCCGCCGGGAGGCCGACGAGTTAATCGCCAGCGGGAAAGTAACCGTCAATGATGTCCCGGCCGAGCTCGGGCGCCCGGTGACGCCGCACGATGCTATTCGCGTCAACGGGGAACTTTTAGGGCATACCACCACGCTGCGATATCTCGCACTGCACAAACCAATTGGCTACGTCAGCTCGCGCCGACAACAAGGCGACATTCCCACTATTTATAGCTTACTAGCAAAAAAGTTTCATCATCTAAAACCAGTCGGTCGGCTTGATAAAGATAGCTCTGGCCTCTTACTACTGACTAACGATGGCGACTTTGCTCACCGCATGACGCACCCGAGTTTCCGCAAAACCAAAAGCTACGAAGTGTCGCTAAACCGCGACCTCGAACCTCTGCATCAGCAAATGATCAACGATTTTGGCGTTACGCTCGAAGATGGACCCAGCAAATTACAGCTCAGTCGGCTGAGCGACACCCATCGCCGCGATTGGCAAGTGACAATGCACGAAGGTCGTAACCGGCAAATCCGGCGGACGTTCAGCGCCCTAGGTTATGTAGTAGTACGGCTGCACCGTACTGAGTTCGGCCCCTACCAACTTGGGCAGCTGCCAGAAGGGAAGTGGCAAGAAATAAAGCCATTATAG
- the der gene encoding ribosome biogenesis GTPase Der: MKKPLPTVAIIGQANVGKSSLFNRLVRSQQAIVAREAGTTRDNVLGKVTHGDHTFWLVDTAGLKDPSDEFEASIQEQIAEAADAADVILVVVDSTQYLGDDDRIVAKKALKSRKPVILITNKTDLRGSLPIDEFRRLGIKTILPTSAEHNDGIRTVLDEITAIIPPRPDTAADDILRIALIGRPNVGKSHLFNTLAGKQQAIVANIAGTTRDVNRVSVRYEGRDLEILDTAGVRRNGKVEVGIEKFSVLRTLQAIEEADVCLLLMDVNELSTQLDQKLAGMIKEAGKGLVLVVSKWDSVEGKDAYTRDALAPQISYNFAFVPWAPLIFTSSVTGQNVTKLFDLALQIEARRHTQLKTHELNKVLQACLAKHPPAGLKNTHPRLRYMVQTDTSPPWFVIFGSNLKFLHWSYKRYLERAMREEFDFSGTPINFSFRDEKQIKANREREKLAEQK; this comes from the coding sequence ATGAAAAAACCACTTCCCACCGTTGCTATTATTGGCCAAGCGAATGTCGGCAAAAGTTCGCTGTTTAACCGTTTGGTGCGTTCACAGCAGGCGATTGTGGCCCGTGAGGCCGGTACTACCCGCGATAATGTGCTAGGAAAAGTGACCCATGGCGACCACACTTTTTGGCTGGTCGATACTGCTGGCCTTAAAGATCCAAGCGATGAATTTGAAGCTTCGATCCAAGAGCAAATCGCCGAAGCTGCCGACGCTGCCGACGTTATCCTGGTAGTGGTCGATAGCACCCAGTACCTTGGCGACGACGACCGCATTGTGGCCAAAAAGGCGCTTAAAAGCCGCAAGCCGGTTATCTTAATTACCAATAAAACCGACTTAAGAGGAAGCCTGCCCATCGACGAGTTTCGCCGGCTCGGTATCAAAACTATTCTTCCAACCAGTGCCGAACATAACGACGGTATCCGCACTGTCCTCGATGAAATTACGGCAATCATTCCACCGCGGCCAGACACAGCTGCCGATGACATCCTGCGTATCGCCCTCATTGGCCGACCAAACGTCGGCAAAAGCCATCTGTTTAATACCCTAGCCGGAAAACAGCAGGCGATTGTGGCCAACATTGCTGGCACCACCCGTGACGTAAACCGCGTGTCGGTTCGCTACGAGGGCCGCGACCTGGAAATCTTGGACACCGCTGGCGTACGCCGTAATGGCAAGGTAGAGGTCGGCATCGAAAAATTCAGTGTATTACGTACCTTGCAGGCGATTGAAGAGGCCGATGTCTGCCTATTGTTAATGGACGTCAACGAGCTCAGTACCCAGCTTGACCAAAAGCTCGCTGGCATGATTAAAGAAGCCGGCAAGGGCTTGGTTTTGGTGGTCAGCAAATGGGATAGCGTTGAAGGCAAAGACGCGTACACCCGCGATGCCTTGGCGCCACAAATTTCATACAATTTTGCTTTTGTGCCGTGGGCGCCGCTGATTTTCACTAGCTCAGTCACCGGCCAAAACGTTACTAAGCTGTTTGATCTGGCGCTACAAATTGAAGCACGCCGCCACACCCAGTTAAAAACCCATGAACTTAATAAAGTCCTCCAAGCCTGCCTCGCAAAGCATCCGCCAGCCGGCCTGAAAAATACCCATCCACGACTGCGCTACATGGTCCAAACCGATACTTCGCCGCCGTGGTTTGTGATTTTTGGCAGCAATCTTAAATTTCTACACTGGAGCTACAAACGCTACCTGGAGCGCGCCATGCGTGAAGAATTTGACTTCAGCGGCACACCAATCAACTTTAGTTTTCGGGATGAGAAACAAATAAAAGCTAATCGCGAGCGCGAGAAACTAGCCGAACAAAAATAA
- the pth gene encoding aminoacyl-tRNA hydrolase has translation MTLIIGLGNPGTDYTRTRHNVGFFMLDALAEKHRLQWQEKPKFKALIAEYTHTGGKSLLIKPTTFYNNSGEAARAVMDFYKIETSHILAIHDELVLPLGTVRTRKGGSDAGNNGIKSLNQHLGLDYTRIRVGVWQEQRNHTDDRDFVLGKFSSAELEKLHTISDYATDAVEDFIKLKTLPATTWKLGDN, from the coding sequence ATGACGCTCATTATAGGACTCGGTAATCCCGGCACAGATTATACCCGCACCCGGCACAACGTTGGGTTTTTTATGTTAGATGCTCTTGCCGAAAAACACCGCTTACAGTGGCAAGAGAAACCAAAGTTTAAAGCACTTATCGCCGAATATACCCACACGGGCGGAAAAAGCCTGCTTATTAAACCAACAACCTTCTATAATAACAGCGGTGAAGCTGCCCGCGCGGTGATGGACTTTTATAAAATCGAGACATCGCACATCTTGGCTATCCACGACGAACTGGTGTTGCCACTCGGCACGGTGCGCACCCGGAAAGGCGGCAGCGATGCCGGCAATAACGGTATCAAAAGCCTCAATCAACACCTCGGGCTGGATTACACCCGCATTCGCGTGGGCGTCTGGCAAGAACAGCGCAACCACACCGATGACCGCGACTTTGTGCTGGGCAAATTTTCATCTGCCGAGCTTGAAAAACTACATACCATTAGCGATTACGCTACAGATGCAGTAGAAGACTTCATTAAGCTAAAAACCTTGCCGGCTACCACTTGGAAGCTCGGCGACAATTAG
- the dprA gene encoding DNA-processing protein DprA, whose amino-acid sequence MKINRIITQEHPFLQRLDNIVKSPTSLYVTGVLPTHMAPVVAVVGTRKPTAYGKEVAYSFSYELAKQGVIIVSGLALGIDGIAHKAALDAGGTTVAVLANGLHTIYPSSHYQLGKRIVENGGAIISEYEPGKSALPYQFLARNRLISGLSDAVIVIEAASRSGTLNTVSHALEQGREVFAVPGAITSPLSAGCNELIKQGAQPATSVQDILEVIAPRLASASAQPQQLSLGDSREEKTIIALLQHGIRDGDELHRQSQLDVRVFNQTLTMLEIKGAIRALGAHQWTLA is encoded by the coding sequence ATGAAAATCAATAGAATAATTACCCAAGAACACCCATTTTTACAGAGGTTAGATAATATTGTAAAATCACCAACATCATTGTATGTTACAGGTGTATTGCCGACACATATGGCACCAGTAGTGGCGGTTGTTGGCACCCGAAAGCCAACTGCTTATGGCAAGGAAGTAGCTTATTCATTTAGCTACGAGCTCGCAAAACAGGGCGTGATTATTGTCAGTGGTTTGGCGCTCGGTATCGATGGCATTGCCCATAAAGCCGCCCTCGATGCCGGTGGCACCACCGTGGCTGTGCTGGCAAATGGCCTCCACACCATTTACCCCTCGTCGCACTACCAACTCGGTAAAAGAATAGTTGAAAACGGCGGAGCAATTATTAGCGAATATGAACCAGGTAAAAGCGCGCTGCCATACCAGTTTTTAGCCCGCAATCGGCTTATTAGTGGCCTATCCGATGCGGTTATTGTTATAGAAGCTGCTAGCCGCAGCGGCACATTAAATACCGTCTCGCATGCCCTCGAACAGGGCAGAGAGGTGTTTGCCGTGCCCGGTGCCATCACCAGCCCGCTCAGCGCTGGCTGCAATGAACTCATCAAACAAGGCGCGCAGCCGGCTACTTCGGTACAAGATATTCTTGAGGTCATCGCACCACGGCTGGCGAGCGCCAGCGCCCAACCACAACAGCTTTCATTAGGTGATTCTCGAGAAGAAAAGACCATCATTGCACTTTTGCAGCACGGCATCCGCGACGGCGATGAGCTGCACCGGCAAAGCCAGCTGGATGTCCGTGTCTTTAACCAAACCCTTACTATGCTTGAGATTAAAGGGGCTATTCGGGCGCTCGGCGCGCATCAGTGGACACTTGCGTAA
- the topA gene encoding type I DNA topoisomerase, whose translation MSNKHLVIVESPAKAKTIEKFLGKDFQVKSSFGHIRDLPKKGMSVDIANNFTPAYEVSPDKKKTVSELKKLAKQATQVWLASDEDREGEAIAWHLSEVLGLDPKTTKRIVFHEITKPAITAAIEKPRTIDIELVNAQQARRILDRIVGYELSPVLWKKVRPGLSAGRVQSVAVRLIVEREREITAHQAVATFKLTAVFNLSDGTELTAEAPTRFSTKDAARKVLEAFLKSDFSVANVKQTPGSRSPSAPFTTSTLQQEASRKLGYSPKQTMMLAQRLYEAGHITYMRTDSVNLSKLALSDMASYIKSNFGDNYHHSRNFATKSAGAQEAHEAIRPTRTATTNAGDDSQQQKLYQLIWKRTVASQMTPAELEKTTITIAASAATEQLEAKGEVVLFDGFLKVYEDTGKKDAPLLPPVKVGDPLNLQQAQALETLSRAPARYTEASLVRKLEEIGIGRPSTYAPTISTIQDRGYVIKGDIEGEEAQLSKLIIENGQLSETTEPTRVGADRGKLLPTDTGNVVTDFLVKYFPSIVDYDFTKDVEAEFDNIAEGKKDWRKMLKEFYEPFHKTVDESADISRAEATQSRTIGTDPKSGKPVSARYGRFGPMVQIGSVEDEEKPKFAGIPDGLSVETITLEQALQLFSLPRVVGKTDDGQEILANTGRFGPYLKVGSTNLSIRGHDPFTIELTTARELIVEDAKKKAERFINEFEGGIQVLNGRYGPYITDGKKNAKIPKGTDPKSITLEQAKDLLEKAPAKKGFRRRGFKK comes from the coding sequence ATGAGTAACAAACATCTAGTAATTGTAGAAAGCCCCGCAAAGGCAAAAACCATCGAAAAATTCCTTGGGAAGGACTTTCAGGTCAAAAGCAGTTTTGGCCATATTCGCGATTTGCCTAAAAAAGGCATGAGCGTTGATATCGCCAATAACTTTACGCCCGCCTACGAAGTTAGCCCCGACAAAAAGAAAACCGTTTCAGAACTAAAAAAGCTCGCCAAACAAGCAACCCAAGTCTGGCTGGCATCCGATGAAGACCGCGAAGGAGAGGCGATTGCCTGGCATTTAAGCGAAGTGCTTGGTCTTGATCCAAAAACGACCAAACGCATTGTGTTTCACGAGATTACCAAACCAGCTATCACAGCCGCGATCGAAAAGCCCCGCACCATCGATATTGAACTGGTCAACGCTCAGCAAGCGCGCCGCATTCTTGACCGGATTGTCGGCTACGAACTGAGCCCAGTGCTCTGGAAAAAGGTTCGCCCGGGCTTGAGCGCTGGCCGCGTTCAGAGCGTAGCTGTGCGATTAATTGTCGAGCGTGAACGAGAGATCACCGCTCACCAAGCAGTGGCCACGTTTAAACTGACCGCTGTTTTCAACCTTTCTGATGGCACCGAGCTCACCGCTGAAGCTCCGACACGATTTTCTACCAAAGATGCAGCCCGCAAAGTTCTCGAAGCATTTTTAAAGAGCGACTTTTCAGTTGCAAATGTCAAACAAACACCTGGTTCTCGCAGCCCTTCGGCACCATTTACCACCAGTACCTTGCAGCAAGAAGCCAGCCGCAAGCTCGGTTACAGTCCAAAGCAAACCATGATGCTGGCACAGCGCCTCTACGAAGCCGGGCACATTACGTACATGCGTACCGACTCAGTCAATCTTAGCAAGCTCGCGCTTAGCGACATGGCCAGCTACATTAAAAGTAACTTTGGCGATAACTACCACCATTCGCGCAATTTTGCCACTAAGTCTGCTGGCGCCCAGGAAGCCCACGAAGCGATTCGCCCCACACGTACGGCTACTACAAACGCTGGCGACGATTCCCAGCAGCAAAAACTATATCAACTCATCTGGAAACGCACCGTAGCCAGCCAGATGACACCCGCCGAACTGGAAAAAACCACCATCACCATTGCCGCTAGCGCCGCCACCGAACAGCTGGAGGCCAAGGGTGAAGTAGTGCTATTTGATGGCTTCTTGAAGGTTTACGAAGACACTGGCAAAAAAGATGCGCCGCTCCTGCCGCCGGTAAAAGTTGGTGATCCGCTTAACCTGCAGCAAGCCCAGGCCCTAGAAACGCTATCGCGTGCGCCAGCCCGATACACCGAGGCTAGCCTGGTGCGAAAACTCGAAGAAATAGGCATCGGCCGACCAAGTACCTACGCTCCGACCATTAGCACCATCCAAGACCGCGGCTATGTTATAAAGGGCGATATCGAAGGCGAAGAAGCCCAGCTATCGAAACTGATCATTGAAAACGGCCAACTTTCAGAAACCACCGAGCCCACTCGGGTTGGTGCCGATCGCGGCAAATTACTCCCCACCGATACCGGTAATGTGGTGACCGACTTCCTGGTAAAATACTTCCCCAGCATCGTCGATTACGACTTCACTAAAGACGTCGAAGCCGAGTTCGACAACATTGCCGAAGGCAAAAAAGACTGGCGCAAAATGCTCAAAGAATTTTACGAGCCTTTCCATAAAACCGTCGATGAATCAGCCGACATTTCCCGCGCCGAAGCCACCCAAAGCCGCACCATCGGCACCGATCCTAAATCTGGCAAGCCGGTCAGCGCCCGCTATGGCCGTTTTGGCCCGATGGTACAAATCGGCAGTGTTGAAGATGAAGAAAAACCAAAATTTGCCGGCATTCCTGATGGCCTTTCGGTTGAAACCATCACCCTTGAACAAGCTCTGCAACTCTTCAGCCTACCCCGTGTAGTAGGGAAGACCGACGACGGGCAAGAAATCCTAGCTAACACCGGTCGTTTTGGCCCATATCTAAAAGTTGGCAGCACCAATCTGTCGATTCGCGGCCATGACCCGTTTACCATTGAGCTGACTACCGCCCGTGAATTAATTGTCGAAGATGCCAAAAAGAAGGCTGAGCGCTTTATAAACGAGTTTGAAGGCGGCATCCAGGTGCTCAATGGCCGCTATGGCCCCTACATCACCGACGGCAAGAAGAATGCCAAGATACCCAAAGGTACTGATCCAAAATCTATTACCCTGGAACAAGCCAAAGATCTCCTTGAAAAAGCCCCTGCCAAAAAAGGCTTCCGCCGACGCGGCTTCAAAAAGTAG